A DNA window from Leptolyngbya sp. KIOST-1 contains the following coding sequences:
- a CDS encoding photosystem II high light acclimation radical SAM protein, whose protein sequence is MPFSTTGQARVLYVRLPCNPIFPVGVVYLADHVHKLFPDLEQRIFDLGAVPPLDYGGALDRCIDDFQPTVLVFSWRDIQIFAPVGGRGGNPLQNAFEFFYARNLFLKARGALGGLRMATTYLAELWRNQGLIKRGLRRARRYRQDVTTVVGGGAVSVFYEQLHNRLPKGTIISVGEGEMLLERILRGEDFSDQRCYIAGETQPRDRLIHEEPAPLEKTACNYDYIEAIWPEFDYYLQEQDFYIGVQTKRGCPHNCCYCVYTVVEGKQVRINPADEVVAEMQQLYKRGVRNFWFTDAQFIPARRFMQDAEELLQKILDAGMDDIHWAAYIRADNLTPKLCQLMADTGMNYFEIGITSGSQELVRKMRMGYNLRTVLQNCKDLKAAGFNDLVSVNYSFNVIDERPETIRQTIAYHRALEEVFGRDKVEPAIFFIGLQPHTHLEEYAFDKNILRRDYNPLDIHLPWVSKKLLWNPEPLGSFFGEVCLEAWQRNPDDFGREVMDILEERLGRAPLEEALTAAIAPKAADLAAAKEPALK, encoded by the coding sequence ATGCCTTTTTCTACCACTGGCCAGGCCCGTGTGCTCTACGTACGGCTGCCCTGCAATCCCATTTTCCCGGTTGGGGTGGTCTACCTGGCTGATCACGTTCACAAGCTATTTCCCGACCTGGAGCAGCGCATCTTTGATCTGGGGGCGGTGCCTCCCCTGGACTACGGTGGCGCCCTCGATCGCTGCATCGACGACTTTCAACCCACGGTGCTGGTGTTTTCCTGGCGCGACATCCAGATTTTTGCGCCCGTGGGCGGTCGCGGGGGCAATCCGCTGCAAAACGCCTTTGAGTTCTTTTACGCCCGCAACCTGTTCTTAAAGGCCAGGGGTGCCCTGGGGGGGCTGCGCATGGCCACCACCTACCTGGCCGAACTCTGGCGCAACCAGGGACTGATCAAGCGCGGGCTCCGGCGGGCGCGCCGCTACCGCCAGGACGTTACCACGGTGGTTGGGGGCGGAGCGGTGAGCGTGTTCTACGAGCAGCTCCACAATCGGCTGCCCAAGGGCACGATTATCTCAGTGGGCGAAGGGGAAATGCTGCTGGAGCGGATCCTGCGGGGCGAAGATTTTTCGGACCAGCGCTGCTATATCGCCGGGGAGACCCAACCGCGCGATCGCCTCATCCACGAAGAGCCCGCTCCGCTGGAGAAAACCGCCTGCAACTACGACTACATTGAGGCGATCTGGCCCGAGTTCGACTACTACCTTCAGGAGCAGGACTTTTACATTGGCGTACAGACCAAGCGCGGCTGTCCCCACAACTGCTGCTACTGCGTCTACACCGTGGTCGAGGGCAAGCAGGTGCGCATCAACCCCGCCGATGAAGTGGTGGCGGAAATGCAGCAGCTCTATAAACGGGGCGTCCGCAACTTCTGGTTTACCGATGCCCAGTTCATTCCCGCCCGCCGCTTCATGCAGGATGCCGAGGAACTGCTGCAAAAAATCCTCGATGCCGGTATGGACGACATCCACTGGGCCGCCTACATTCGTGCCGACAACCTGACGCCCAAACTCTGCCAGCTGATGGCCGACACGGGCATGAACTATTTTGAAATTGGCATTACCAGCGGTTCCCAGGAACTGGTGCGGAAAATGCGCATGGGCTACAACCTGCGCACGGTGCTGCAAAACTGCAAAGACTTGAAGGCAGCCGGGTTCAACGACCTGGTCTCAGTCAACTACTCCTTTAATGTAATTGACGAACGGCCCGAAACTATTCGCCAGACCATTGCCTACCACCGGGCACTGGAAGAGGTGTTTGGCCGCGACAAGGTGGAGCCCGCTATTTTCTTCATTGGCCTGCAGCCCCACACCCACTTGGAGGAGTACGCCTTCGATAAAAACATTCTCCGGCGCGACTACAACCCTCTCGACATTCACCTGCCCTGGGTGTCAAAGAAGCTGCTGTGGAACCCGGAACCGCTGGGTTCGTTCTTTGGCGAAGTATGCCTGGAAGCGTGGCAGCGCAACCCCGATGACTTTGGCCGCGAGGTGATGGATATTCTGGAGGAACGCCTGGGGCGGGCCCCCCTGGAGGAAGCCCTCACCGCTGCGATCGCGCCCAAAGCCGCTGACCTCGCCGCCGCCAAGGAACCGGCGCTGAAGTAA